In Chiloscyllium plagiosum isolate BGI_BamShark_2017 unplaced genomic scaffold, ASM401019v2 scaf_9620, whole genome shotgun sequence, the genomic window ctctctctctctgtgtggcaGTGCCAGCGTCGCTGACCCTTGACCCGGACACGGCCAGCCCCTGGTTGGTGCTGCTGGAGGACCTGACTGGAGCTGCACTGGGTGGCACTCAGAGGCCGGTGGAAGATGGCCCGCTCCGGTTCGACCACTCGCCCTGCGTGCTGGCCTCCCAGGGCTTTGCCAGCGGCCGGCACTACTGGGAGGTGGCGGTGCGGCGCCAGGCCGAGTGGGCCGTCGGTCTGACCCGGGAGACGGCCAGGCGCAAGGGCGCCATCACCCTGTCGCCGCAGGACGGCTACTGGG contains:
- the LOC122546087 gene encoding zinc-binding protein A33-like produces the protein CVAVPASLTLDPDTASPWLVLLEDLTGAALGGTQRPVEDGPLRFDHSPCVLASQGFASGRHYWEVAVRRQAEWAVGLTRETARRKGAITLSPQDGYWAVWRKKGDNYRALTSPPTRLSLAAQPSRLGIYLDYEGGQVSFYDAEQMAHLYTFTGTFTERLYPFFSPGPGDGHRGAALVTVCHLSL